Part of the Actinomyces howellii genome, CTGACAGAAGCTCACTGCACGTCACTGAGCCCTCACTGATGATCAGTGAGGGCTCAGTGACGTGCAGTGAGGGTCTCGGGTCAGGAGGCCAGGATGGCGGGAAGGCGTCGGGCGGCGCGCTGCCATGCCAGGACGAGGCCGGGCGTGACGTCAAGGTGGCGGGCGATGCCCCACAGGTCGGGGCCCTCGACCTGCTCGGCGTCGCGGTAGGCGGCGGCGGTGATGATGAGGCGCGCGGCCTCCTCGTCGACGAAGCGCTCGACGGCGGCCTCCTGATGGCCGTCGTCCCCCCGTCGGGCGTGCAC contains:
- a CDS encoding DUF6782 family putative metallopeptidase, yielding MIDPVDRRESALLAVAHSYGVTVHRADLLPGERGRFEASQSRILISRGLTVGQEVATLAHEVVHARRGDDGHQEAAVERFVDEEAARLIITAAAYRDAEQVEGPDLWGIARHLDVTPGLVLAWQRAARRLPAILAS